The DNA region TGCTCACGGGCCTCGACGACGCCGTCGGTGACCAACGCGTCGAGGTGGCGGCGCACGGCCGCCTGGGTGAGGCCCACATGCTTCGCCAGGGTGGCGACGGTGGACGGGCCGTGGTCCAGGATGGACCGCGCGACGCGGTTGCGCGTCGAGCGCTCACCGGTCGCGAGTTCCTCCTGAGGAGCCTCGCCCATGTATTTCACAACGCCATTGTTGCGTAATTCATCCGGCAGTGACAAGCCGCCGCCGGACCCGGCGCGGTGCCGTTCATCACTTAGGCGAACCTAAGTTGACCTGCGGAAACAGGGAGCGCCCCGCCACACGCGCAGGTGGCGGGCGGTACGGGCCCCGCCCCGGCCGACCCGCCGCCCCGGGGGCCGCCCTCCCCCGCCTAGACTTGCGCGCCATGAGCAGCGAGCCCGTCGTGCAGGCCAGGGGCCTGGTGAAGCGGTACGGAGACAAGACCGCGGTGGACGGCCTCGACCTGGAGGTGAGGGCGGGCACGGTGACCGCCGTCCTCGGCCCCAACGGCGCCGGCAAGACCACCACCGTCGAGACCTGCGAGGGCTACCGGCGCCCGGACGCGGGGACGGTGCGGGTCCTCGGCCTGGACCCGGTCGCGGACGCCGCCGCGCTCCGCCCCCGCATCGGCGTGATGCTCCAGTCCGGCGGTGTCTACTCCGGCGCGCGCGCCGTCGAGATGCTGACCCACATGGCGAAGCTGCACGCCCACCCGCTGGACGTCGGGGCGCTGGTGGAGCGGCTCGGCCTCGGCGGCTGCGGGCGCACCACCTACCGCAGGCTCTCCGGCGGCCAGCAGCAGCGCCTGGCGCTGGCGATGGCCGTGGTCGGACGCCCGGAGCTGGTCTTCCTGGACGAGCCGACGGCGGGCCTGGACCCGCAGGCCCGCCGCTCCACCTGGGAACTGATCCGCGAACTCCGCTCCGACGGCGTGTCGACCGTCCTGACCACCCACTTCATGGACGAGGCCGAGGAGCTCGCCGACGACGTCGCCGTCATCGACGCCGGCCGGGTCATCGCCCAGGGCAGCCCCGAGCAGCTCTGCCGCGGCGGCGCCGAGAACACCCTGCGCTTCACCGGACGCCCGGGACTGGACCTGCCCTCCCTGCTCAAGGAACTGCCCGACGGCACCCAGGCGGCCGAGATCACCGCCGGCGCCTACCGCATCACCGGGACCGTCGACCCCGGGCTGCTGGCCACCGTCACCTCCTGGTGTGCCCGCAACGGCGTGATGCCGGACGGCATCGCGGTGCAGCGGCACACCCTGGAGGACGTCTTCCTCGAACTGACCGGCAAGGAGCTGCGCGCATGAGCGCCGGTACGTACGCCCCGCGCCCCGGCGCCGCCCCGCTGCCGCGGATGATCGCCGCGCAGGCCGCGCTGGAGACCCGGATGCTGCTGCGCAACGGCGAGCAGCTGCTGCTGACGGTGATCATCCCCGCGCTGCTGCTGGTGCTCTTCAGCGCGGT from Streptomyces sp. NBC_01754 includes:
- a CDS encoding ABC transporter ATP-binding protein, with the protein product MSSEPVVQARGLVKRYGDKTAVDGLDLEVRAGTVTAVLGPNGAGKTTTVETCEGYRRPDAGTVRVLGLDPVADAAALRPRIGVMLQSGGVYSGARAVEMLTHMAKLHAHPLDVGALVERLGLGGCGRTTYRRLSGGQQQRLALAMAVVGRPELVFLDEPTAGLDPQARRSTWELIRELRSDGVSTVLTTHFMDEAEELADDVAVIDAGRVIAQGSPEQLCRGGAENTLRFTGRPGLDLPSLLKELPDGTQAAEITAGAYRITGTVDPGLLATVTSWCARNGVMPDGIAVQRHTLEDVFLELTGKELRA